The Cyclobacterium amurskyense genome contains the following window.
TTCTTCTTACATAGTAATCAGCAGACACATCTAATTTACCCCAGAGGTTAAACTCAAGTCCTATATCTGTTGTTTCTGTGGTCTCCCATTTAATTGTGGAATTAGCCATACTGTTCAGCGCTGCACCAGGTGCATTTGCACCGCCAAAGACATAATCCTGAGCACTTCCACCCAATGACATAAAAGCAGCAAAAGGATAAAGACCTATATTTTGGTTTCCTAGTTGACCCCAGGAAGCACGAAGTTTCAATTGATCAACAGTACCTGAATAATCCTGCATGAAACTTTCTTCAGAAATTCTCCAACCAGCAGAAAAGGAAGGGAAAATACCTGACCTGTTTCCTTCTGCGAATCTCGAGGAGGCGTCTCTTCTGACATTTCCTTCTAACAAATACCTCTCGTCAAAATTATAAGTTACCCTACCAAATACAGACTGCAAAGCCCAATGGGAGGCTGCTCCTCCGGTTCTTTCATTGGCCCTGTTTCCAGCGTTTATCTGCTCGTATTGAGGCAAAGGGAAAACTTCCCTATAAGCAGAAATCCACTTATTGGTTTGGTCTTCCTGCTGATACCCTGCTGTCACCCCAAGGGTATGCAATTCATTGAAAGTACGGTCAAAAGTTACAATTGCACGAATATTATTGTACCATTCTCTAGTATAACTCTCCGACAAAGAATTTCTTTGGGGAACAAAATGAGTTGGCGTTTCACCATCTCTGGCATAGGTTTGCGTGATATTGGAGAAAGATTTGGTATGAGGGTTCCAAAACTTTGGTGCATACATTACTTCTGCATTGAGCCAGTCTGTAATTTTATAATTCAAGCGGAAGTTTAGAATGGCATCTAAGCTTTCCCCTGTTTTTAGTCCACCATCTTTAGATCTTGCCAGTGGATGATCCCCATTCCATCCTTCTCCATATCTCCCATTGGACAATATACCTACTTCGTTTGAAGGAATTCTTCTCATCCAGTGAAAAACATAACCTGTGCCACTGGATGGTTCTGTTTGGTAAGCTCGTCGTAGAAATATATCTGTAGAAAGTGTTAAACGATCAGACACTTTGATATCTGAATTTAGCCTCAAATTGAACCTGTTAAAGCTCGTGTTTGGGATTATTCCTTGCTGATCCAGGTAACTAACAGAGGCAAATAGTTTGGCCTTTTCACTTCCGGCATTAATGCTCATGTTGTGATTTTGCATAAAGGCAGAATTACTCATGGTGATGCCTTGCCAATCTGTGTTAGGATACTGATCAGAAGGCATTCCTGCTTTGTAAGCCGCAATAAACTCATCTGTATATTGTGGATCATTGCCTATATTGGTAAAAGCCTCATTGGCCATTTCCATATGATCTATTGCCCCTACGATATTTGGAAGCTGGGTAGGTACCTGGAAACCAGCATACATATTGTAGTTTACCCTCACTCCTTCTACACCTCTTTTGGTTGTAATTAAGACTACACCATTGGCCGCACGGGCACCGTAAATGGCAGCCGAAGAAGCATCCTTTAATATAGAAATGCTTTCAATTTCATTTGGGTCTACATTATTAAGGCTTGTCTCTATCCCATCTACCATCACTAGTGGGTTGGAGTCACCCAATGTACCTATACCTCTAATCCGGATGGAACCTCCATCACTACCTGGCTGACCACTTCGCTGCGTCACTGTAACTCCAGGAGCAATCCCTTGCAAAGCCATTGAAGTTTGCCCAACGGGTTGATTGACAATTTCTTTGGAGGTAATAGAGCTTACCGCTCCTGTTAGGTTCACTTTTTTCTGCGTTCCGTAACCGACAACAACTATTTCATCTAAGGAAGATAGGTCTTCGGTCATCGTAATATTGACCTCGCTTTGGTTTCCTACAGAAACAATTTGTTGCTCATAGCCAATAAAAGAAAAAATCAACACCGCATTGTCCGGAACTTCTAAAGAAAAGTTACCATCAATATCAGTGGCTGTCCCCATATTGGTTCCTTGTATCAATACAGTGGCTCCTGGGATTCCTATTCCTTTACTGTCAACCACCTTTCCTTTAATAGGCCTTTCTTCAATCGAAATTTCAATTTTCCTAGCGCTAACATCATCTGTAACACTCGCCACATATATGGAATTATCAACCTGCTTAAATTTGAGCTTTGCAGAGACTGCAATGTCCATCAAAAGATCATTGACCGATTGTCTCTTATTTTTTAAGTCTAATTTTGGGTTTTTGTCTAGAATTTCTTCAGGAAGCACAAATTGATAATCGGTAGAATTTTCCACTTTTTGGAATATCTCCGCCAAATCCCATTGGACTTTGTTTAGTCTTACATAGGATTTATCTATGGGCCTGATCTGTGCATTGATCTCATGAGCAGCTAATGTTGTCATAAACAAACACTGCATCAGCAGGCCATACAATAGGTTTTTAGATACCATTTTTATTAGGTACAGTAGTTTTCTTTTCATAATTTTAAATGATTTTAAAGTTTAAGATTTAAGATCAGCAGGGTAAATCTTTTCATTTGGCGATGCGAGATTTGCCCTGCATTTTATTTTATTTCATAGGCTATTTTTTTTTATCCCAACTTGATTTTTGTCTATAGTAAATTCAAATCCCATAGAAAACCCAAGCCCAGTAAGTACATCGCTAAGGTTTTTATTGCGAAAAGTTCCAATGACTCTCCTATTCACGTCGATTCCATCTTCAATTTTAATTTTAACATCATACCAGTTGGCCAGGTCATCTAGAATGGAACCTAATGGAACTCTATCAAAGTCTAAAATCCCTTCTTTCCATCCCATTATTTCTATATAATTGAAGGTGCTTATATTGAATGCTGGCAAATTTTCTCGCTTGTCTAAAATGACAATTTGGCCTGGGCTCAACTCAACTGTTTTGTCGGTGGCTTCTATTGCCACTCGTCCTTCAGTAAGTGCCACTGAATACAATCCATCTCTGGCAAAGGCATTAAACGCTGTACCTAAAGCTGTTGTAAGCATGCCTTCGGTCAGGACTTGAAAAGGCTTTAAACTATCTTTGGCTATCTGAAAGTAGGCTTCTCCATCCAATTGAACATGGCGATTTACTCTCCCAAATGTGGATGAAAAACTTATGCTGGAATTACCGTTCAATACGATTGTGGAACCATCAGGAAGTTTAAGAGTCAGTTTTTCTCCAACACCGGTGCTTCTTTGAATTCTATTTTCCGCTAAACCGTTGGTTTCCTTTCCATA
Protein-coding sequences here:
- a CDS encoding SusC/RagA family TonB-linked outer membrane protein, which codes for MKRKLLYLIKMVSKNLLYGLLMQCLFMTTLAAHEINAQIRPIDKSYVRLNKVQWDLAEIFQKVENSTDYQFVLPEEILDKNPKLDLKNKRQSVNDLLMDIAVSAKLKFKQVDNSIYVASVTDDVSARKIEISIEERPIKGKVVDSKGIGIPGATVLIQGTNMGTATDIDGNFSLEVPDNAVLIFSFIGYEQQIVSVGNQSEVNITMTEDLSSLDEIVVVGYGTQKKVNLTGAVSSITSKEIVNQPVGQTSMALQGIAPGVTVTQRSGQPGSDGGSIRIRGIGTLGDSNPLVMVDGIETSLNNVDPNEIESISILKDASSAAIYGARAANGVVLITTKRGVEGVRVNYNMYAGFQVPTQLPNIVGAIDHMEMANEAFTNIGNDPQYTDEFIAAYKAGMPSDQYPNTDWQGITMSNSAFMQNHNMSINAGSEKAKLFASVSYLDQQGIIPNTSFNRFNLRLNSDIKVSDRLTLSTDIFLRRAYQTEPSSGTGYVFHWMRRIPSNEVGILSNGRYGEGWNGDHPLARSKDGGLKTGESLDAILNFRLNYKITDWLNAEVMYAPKFWNPHTKSFSNITQTYARDGETPTHFVPQRNSLSESYTREWYNNIRAIVTFDRTFNELHTLGVTAGYQQEDQTNKWISAYREVFPLPQYEQINAGNRANERTGGAASHWALQSVFGRVTYNFDERYLLEGNVRRDASSRFAEGNRSGIFPSFSAGWRISEESFMQDYSGTVDQLKLRASWGQLGNQNIGLYPFAAFMSLGGSAQDYVFGGANAPGAALNSMANSTIKWETTETTDIGLEFNLWGKLDVSADYYVRRTKDILLALNIPQTIGLSAPFQNAGEVVNKGFELMVNYRNKIGDLNYSVMLNYSDVRNEIVDMRGIENTGLTVNREGYPIGSFFGYIDEGLFQSQEEVDNHADQFGNIAPGDIKYKDVDGDGMINDRDLAVIGSPIPRHTFGARFNADYKGFDLSIFLQGVGKADGYLFGQGIMPFYLGGTVQEQHKDHWTPTNTDAAYPRLAWNQTNNEQNSSFWMRNAAYLRGQNIQLGYSFSEDALAPLNIQGIRIYLSGRNLFTIHNFYEGYDPEAPVSNGGWYPQMATYTMGLNVNF
- a CDS encoding FecR family protein, translating into MERDIIIKFLNRAANAEEKRQVLEWLEQPGAKKAFDELLKSEWEISLTREKDETDYKKLLHQIHIRTLGTKEKKQANTIFPWSKIFRIAASFALLVGCIFFIKNGLDYGKETNGLAENRIQRSTGVGEKLTLKLPDGSTIVLNGNSSISFSSTFGRVNRHVQLDGEAYFQIAKDSLKPFQVLTEGMLTTALGTAFNAFARDGLYSVALTEGRVAIEATDKTVELSPGQIVILDKRENLPAFNISTFNYIEIMGWKEGILDFDRVPLGSILDDLANWYDVKIKIEDGIDVNRRVIGTFRNKNLSDVLTGLGFSMGFEFTIDKNQVGIKKNSL